In the Diorhabda sublineata isolate icDioSubl1.1 chromosome 10, icDioSubl1.1, whole genome shotgun sequence genome, TCCATTATGTTCTTTCAgttattagattaaaataactataaataattttttccacgtgtgcgttaattatataatttctgATGATTTTTGAACCACTAGCatttataatactatttttttataatgtccCTCAGCGttatggaattttttttgtcaaatattgtatatttttacatatatttatattcaaatttaaattttcacacaTTTCATTTCTCCGAATAACATAAATAATGCGGTGGGTAATAAATTCCAATTAAGTTAGTAATTAACACGACATTTTATGGATCCccctaaaaatttttgttatatataaatatgaacgGATTGTTTGGACTAAtcaaacattttcattattcagAACTCAACAGATATGGctgctaaatttatttttttggtgagTTTAACttatttcgatataaaaataaatatagttcatAATTGTATTAGAAAATTCTCTCTAATTTACTACATtactcaataaatcgtgtgactgacacacagatggcactactgtcaaatccatatgacgtttatgaagtatgTGTTTATGacattagtcagaaaaaagtgacagtcatttAGGTAAAgctattttcgttattttcgaAACTTTGAATCCAAAAAATTTTCGTGTGTTAAtatatcattgcttcttgatgacaaaaatattgtacaaacacagcaaaggttaggttaggagtcTGCTTCATCGAAAAGAATCATTTGTAATaaattggtttgctgaatttaagcGTGGTCGTATAGACATCGCTGTTGGTGAATGTTCTGGTTGTcaaattgaggtggttactccaaaaaacatcaaaacagtccacaaattggttatatctaatcctGAAATGAAATTGCGTGACATAGTTGAAGCCTAAAAGATAttagaaggcagtgtgtttacaatttgaccatgagaaagcttttttcaaagtgggtaccgcgtttactcacagtcgataaAAGATAACAATGCGTTGATGATTCATAGCATTGTTTGTCCATATTTACACatgataaatcagattttttgcgttaATATGTGATAATAGATGAAATATGGATCCATCACTATACTCTGAATGCCAAAAAATCACCATCTGAGTGAACCACGTCCAAAAGCaaaacagtcagctgggaaagTTGTGGCTTTAGTATTTTGGGATCTAGTCTTTCATTTGTGTAAGCGAAGTGCCtttcaaaaatagatatttgatcctcaatgtttttccattttaaaaaaaatcttttcagcGACACTCAATTCCTAATCCCccaaaaacaattaaaaaaagattcgtgagaaaatttatttttttgcaggTATCAATTGTGGCCATGTGGTTATTCGCAACCGTGGACTGTAATCCGCAAGGCGGCTTCGGTGGACAAGGTGGTGGATTTGGGGGACAGGGAGGAGGATTTGGAAGACAAGGAGGCGGATTCGGAGGACAGAGTGGTGGATTTGGAGGACCAGGAGGTGGACAAAGTGGTGGTTTTGGAGGACAAAGTGGTGGACAAAGAGGCGGATTTGGAGGGGGACAAAGTGGTGGTTTTGGAAGACAAGGCGGCGGTTTCGGAGGACAAGGAGGTGGTTTTGGAGGTCGTGGAGGTGGATTTTAAGCGAAATATGGATTACGAATTGTATTAATCATCAAGAAGAAATGTGGATAAAACAATGAAAccttattaaatatttttacgacCAATTGGttgttttccttcttttttcatatatttgaaatgtataTTCAACAGACCTGAAACAAACACACGAGGCAGTTGTGCATTCATGAGTACCAGCACTCGATATCCCCCACTTTTCAAAAGATGCTATTTGTATTGGTATTTTCGCCAAGTGCTATTTGCCGAGCAACACGAACTGAATTTATTGTACACTTACCGTTCCTAATGGAAACCAACGTCATAGTTAAGCGATTCAAACTatcccttagacacttgaactaccattaacttatcaaattatttatttttgtatgatttgACTCCAACGACTATAAATAgaattaattatagcttttgtatacaataggattGTTATTTAAGAGAGTACATACACGTATAGTGTGTTCTTAATAGTTTTGACATCCAACGAGTacagtagtcagattattgaaaccacttatttatattttattatatattttcatcgcTAATcgaattatatcaatatttttgtgacattattggaaaggtaaaaaaaattaaacccaacatttttttatatgaaatttcagtaattaataataaacgtaCATTGAATTATCTAGAAGTTTGATCATTCTAAGCAGTGAAATCTATAAATAAGCACTAAAACCTCGCATTTCGTTTTTCTCTTgtgatattttgtatttttgtttcactCATACCTTCAATTTAAGAGCAGTAGTCCACAACTAGCATCTCTGTGGAGATATTGCctaccttttaaaaaaaattcaatcaaaattagttttttgttagtTGCCTTATCGCGCCTAACCGCAGATTGCGATAATGGGTGTGATATTATTTCTCGTACGCCCCAGCCATCAGGCTGAGAAACACATTATACAACGTGCATACGTAACATATTATACAGGATCGAAAAAAGCAACAGACCTCAAAAGGGCATGTCTGTGATTGCTCGTGGGTGATTGGGCACGCCCTATACAGGAATACATTTTACACAGAgtcaaaaaaaactattgacgTCAAAATGGTCGTTTCTGCGATTGTTCGTGGGGAGAGGGTTGGACACCTATTATACAGgcataaatatattatacagggtcgAAAAGAACTATCCAAAACGGTACATAATCCTCAGCAATCGAGCGTAAATTACTATCGATGTCAAAAAGGCATTATTGTCTCTGAGTTTTACGAACGGCTTCATATAACGTTTGGTACAGGTGTAGTCACGTAAGCCCAATTAAAGACGAAGAAAAAGCTGGTAAGTGACTgaagatatttcaaatattaagaGTCGTACTCAATATTTAAATCAGATGATTACAGACCGGTACGCTGTTGGTATTGATGATAAAATATCCTACTGAAGTTAACATTTCTTGAACAGAGATGCCTCTTCAGATTCAGGAGGTATATCAAACAAACGACTTCGCTAGGACCACATCCTGTGTTGGTTAAATGAAATTTAGTTATATGCGATTTTACAACAAGTTAACAGGAAAAAGTTGAAACGCTTTTTTGTGCTTTCTAGTGAGTAAGTTTGTTTTAATATGAATTCCCAGCTCCTGATGAAGGTAATGGTTACGAATTTGTGAAATAGTATACCGGGTGGCCAACTAAGAAGCCTGTCGTCCATATTTTAGTAACGAGTTATATTATAGCTTCAGAAAAACTTTATACGAGGttaagttttgatataaataaattgaaatgaatatttataaatggatatgattttattgcttttcaaaacattctccattaagatcaacaTCCTTTCCGATTGAAGAAAATcgtcgcacgaaaatgttcgcgatgattaattccattttttgacgaaaatgaatgtttcaaataacgCAAATAGCAATCGtatgatgtcaatgtcagatttgacatattcacaccaatgttgccatattttaaaacttaaagAACAACATAGGCAATCTCTCGTCAATGGCATCCAGCACTTAAATAGAAAGTAAGGTTATGTGTGAAAATATAGTTGAATTACGGAATGCGAGGTTGTGGTTAATAAGGCGACTTCACTAattcgaaaataattaaaataagaatGATAAATAGCCAAAtctagataaaaataaatctatacgtaattaaatttacaatattATAGATTGAGTGCgaattaagaaattattttaatgttataaaattatttctatatttggcaacaattttaaatgtttgaaaCAATTACAATGCTGATTTTTAATTACGTGGATATAATTTAGttacaattataaattttaacacttaactaacttagaATTATGGACACCAAAATTAGGGAAACGTACAAAAGAACAACGAAGTTCCTAAATGATTTTCTATTGAACCTAAGTGTGGATAATTCTACTTTGACTTTCATTAGTACAAACAAGAAACAGAATCCGGTCTAGAAGTGAATTCGATTGATGATTCGAGTCCATTCCAAGACCAGTTTCTCTTCAGAACACTCTACGATATTTCCATCTTTCTATTTTTTCGGTACTCTTCTGGGTTAGCACCAAGGACTCACATCCATACAGTAAATCATTCTTTTGTACAATATTTCATTGCTGCGTTGGAATTAACTTTTGCTTTAAGAATATTATTCAAGTACTTCAATTTTCTGGCACCTTTGGCTATCGATTTTATAGTTCTTTCATCTCTTTATCCTTATTCGTAACCAGCACTCCTAGATGGTCGAAggactcaattttttcaaaatgatttcctCGTTTTCCGTCCTGAAAGGTCGTCTGCGTATGCTTCCGGTTGTAGATTACTTCTAATGTGAGGTTAAAAAATAAAGTGGATAAGGAAATCCCTGCTTCATCCTTAAGAACTTCCTGATAGCcttcatacaaaaatttgatcTTAGTTCAATTTAGAGTCAGTTTCACCAttctaattagtttttttgggaAACCTAGAAATTCTAAAGCTTCTCTGTCATGAACAAGAGAAGTAGTTATAGtttttggtattatttattGCTCTGCTttgtttttaagtaaaaatcTGGTTCTCCGTGCTTCGCATCTCCTTAAACCCCTCTTTGTATCCATCGACTTCTTGGTTATGAATTGATCTCATTAGGATTCTAATTACTCTGACCAAAAAACCTTGAAGGTCAAGTCCAATAATACTCGCAAAATCATTGGAATTTTTTCCAGATCTTAATTCAATTGGACATGTTCATTAGGATGATGTGGAACTAAGGAAATTCAAGCGCAATCGGTAGCTGATCTAAGTAAAATTTACGATGATCGTCATTAGATTCCAAGTTGTGggtattaaataacgaaactggttatataaactattttaaaCCGATCAAAAACACGTGGACGCGAAATACATTCATTTCCAAAcacttatttcaataaattattagtttcaatgcagtttttttttaaataaaagaaacaaaacagcCTCTATATAAACGAAGTCCACgactacactggtttgtctacagacatgGTAGACATTGCATTCAAAAGAGTAGGTTTCACGTTAAATAACTGACAGTCGTTAATCTTTTTCTGTGCGTACCTTTTCTGTAACACCGGTAGTCTTTTTACTTATTAGACACACCTCGTATGTTATCCGAGCTTGGGAATGAATTGAATGTTGTTAAATGAGAAATTAATCGCTAATACTGAAGTCATAGAAATTGCTGTAAGATATCGCCTtgaatggaaaaagaaaatgtttagaaaacatttttgaattcatAAACATTCTAGTATTTCAACGATTCACCCTATAGAGTTGCCTAAATAGAAACtcatttttcatttgtctaCCTTTAGGTTTGAgagaaaataaacaagaaatttgtttgaaatttttgttcgtTACCCAAATTTTGCCGTTTTATAcctgttttcaaaaaataagtgagattttttcacataaattaactaaaaaaaccGATTGATTGTGTAAATAAAAATCTGATTTTTATCTTTACATTGTGGATGAACTTACGGAAGAATAACTGTCAAATTAtgttcaatatttgatatttatgatattttttgaaaaaaaaaaagttgttacttgaacaattttacaaaattattcgGTTTTACTTCGAAAAATTAATGATTAGCTCGTGTAATTAAACGACAATTTTTATGGCGTTCATTCGAGTATGTCATAAGTCAAATTGTGGATAGATTCCATGTCATATACTACGAGTGGTGCGTTCCACTAAACACTTAACGACACTGACGTTCACCATCACGATCTTTCCCGTTCCACTTTTCCCAGAGCGTAAAAATTGTGAACCTAAGTGAAATTGATTACGAAGCGTTTTGAACATTGTggtaaataataacaaatggcaATAGAGAAAAGAAGCGAAAGCTTTAAGAGGTTATATTACAACAAATGATGAGATCTGAGATAGATTCTTATAGTTGCAATCTTTGTTGTTTGGAGACATTAGTGACGTTCTCGCCGAGACCAAAGCGATCGTGGTCGCTATTTAGAACGCTGTCAacgcgaaaaaaaaattagtatcgTGAAAGTGGTTGAACTGGATGTTAAATTGATCTGTTATGAAGCGTAGTTTTTTTGGtcaaagataatgtaaaatcCGCGGAAATTTATCGAGAAATTTGACGATGAGTGCCCCTCCTCTCTACTCATTTATTCCGTTTTCCGAAAAGACTAAGAAGTTGAGGAAAACTTGCCATAGGTACGGTACCTCAAACCAAGTACTGTACGCGATATTTCTGAAGAATTGAGCATCAGCGTGGGTAGTTTTCAGTAAATAATCCATGACTGGCTCGGTTACTGCAAAATTTCAGCCAGATAGGTACCAAGATTTCTGAAGTTTGTACTACGAAGTTTGTCGAGTATCCTGCAGCGGTATGAAGTGGAGAAAGAAAAACCGAAGCGCGTCAGTTAATGTTAAAATTACATTGTCAGTAGAGAAGGTGTTGTGTAGAGTGTTTTGGGACATCAGAGAAATAATTGCGGTTGATTTTCTCACTGAACAACGAACTGCTAACATTGAGTATTATACTAACTTCCTAAAAACGACGACGAAACCTGtctaaatatcaaaatgacGCGATATTCCAATCGGTAGTGCGATATTGCTACTAGATAACACCAGACCGTATACAGCTCGGCTTAAGATGAAACGTTAACCGAATTGGGTTTATAAACACCCTCCTTATAGTCCTGATTTGTCACCAAgcgattattaattatttagttcATTGAAAAAGGCGAATTGCGTTTCGAAGCttgatggtttggggatgttttggggcgactggagacctggtaaaaattAAAGAGATAAGAGAAATGTAGTAGTTTCTAGACAGCGACTTATcggcagaaaatttatcttccagcatgacAAAGATCCCAAGCATTTTTTGAAGCTGTGGAAAGATTATTTGAAAGAGTTGGAAAGGAAGAAAGTACTGAAATGGCCGTCACAGTCAGCCGATTTTAACCCGATTGAATTGTTGTGGGACAAATCGGACAGGGAAGTCGGaaagcattttttgaaatatcttgaaaaacgaatggaactAAATAAACGACGATAATTTGTAGAAATCACtatattgttgtaaaatattaatatcgaAATCGatcgtattatttttatttgttgtatatcACGAAAACTACAGGGtatacaaaaacttttgaccgacAATCTACATTG is a window encoding:
- the LOC130449769 gene encoding holotricin-3-like; amino-acid sequence: MAAKFIFLVSIVAMWLFATVDCNPQGGFGGQGGGFGGQGGGFGRQGGGFGGQSGGFGGPGGGQSGGFGGQSGGQRGGFGGGQSGGFGRQGGGFGGQGGGFGGRGGGF